A region from the Pungitius pungitius chromosome 16, fPunPun2.1, whole genome shotgun sequence genome encodes:
- the aifm1 gene encoding apoptosis-inducing factor 1, mitochondrial isoform X3, with product MLKCRTVWRKLAPLARTSSTVCRQNARRAGLNNGRLPACVPAGHMSTAPAGGGRENQLYVLLVGATCVGGAIYAYQTVKGDSQRYQDRIDEISSRPLKSFTEEPATPIQSEPPAVPEAAPSPEEPSPPAPGAEVLAPIKTADPAPEPPAAEPAEPQPDVVAEADEPVIDASPEEAAEPPVVEPEPSPSSEPTTAELTEPLAESEPPAAESAAAEPTEPQLEVVAESGDESPASHKVSSHTPYLLIGGGTASFAAARSIRARDPGARVLIVTDEQVPPYMRPPLSKELWFSDDPSVTETLRFKQWNGKERSIYFQPPSFYINAEELQSAENGGVAVLTGKKVVHMDVRGNKIKLDDDTEISYDKCLIATGGVPRNLQVIERAGEEVMKRTTLFRKVEDFKSLDKVSRNVKSITIIGGGFLGSELACALGRRSTESDLEVIQMYPEKGNMGKVLPEYLSNWTTEKVKKEGVKIISEALVKSVVSKDDKLEIQLKDGRLVKTDHIVAAVGLEPNVDLAKSAGLEVDSDFGGFRVNAELQARSNIWVAGDAACFYDIRLGRRRVEHHDHAVVSGRLAGENMTGANKPYWHQSMFWSDLGPDVGYEAIGIVDSSLPTVGVFAKATAKDTPKAATEESGTGIRSESETEHTASSPVASSTPSPTGVQHKDEYGKGVIFYLRDKVVVGIILWNVFNRMPIARKIIKDGEEHADLNEVAKLFNIHDD from the exons ATGCTGAAATGTAGAACAGTGTGGAGAAAGCTTGCACCACTAGCTAGAACCTCCTCAACTGTGTGCCGGCAGAATGCGAGGAGAGCAG gGTTAAACAATGGCAGACTACCAGCATGTGTACCTGCAGGTCACATGTCCACAGCGCCTGCAGGGGGAGGTAGAGAAAACCAGCTGTACGTTCTTCTGGTCGGAGCAACCTGCGTTGGCGGTGCAATATAT GCATACCAAACTGTCAAGGGAGACAGCCAAAGATATCAGGACCGCATTGATGAAATTTCATCCAGACCACTAAAATCATTCACAGAAGAACCAGCCACACCCATCCAGTCAGAGCCTCCTG CCGTCCCTGAAGCAGCACCGTCACCAGAAGAGCCAAGTCCTCCGGCCCCCGGTGCTGAAGTACTGGCCCCCATTAAAACAGCTGATCCTGCCCCAG aacctccagcagcagagccgGCTGAACCTCAACCGGACGTTGTGGCAGAGG CAGATGAGCCAGTCATAGACGCATCCCCAGAGGAGGCAGCAGAACCACCTGTAGTTGAGCCGG AACCATCGCCCTCCTCTGAGCCGACCACGGCTGAGCTCACAGAGCCTCTTGCAGAGAGCG aacctccagcagcagaaagCGCCGCCGCGGAGCCCACCGAACCTCAACTGGAAGTTGTGGCAGAGAGTG GAGATGAATCCCCCGCCTCTCACAAGGTCTCCTCACACACGCCCTACCTCCTCATCGGTGGAGGCACCGCCTCTTTCGCTGCTGCCCGGTCCATTCGAGCCAGGGACCCCGGTGCCAGG GTATTGATAGTGACCGATGAGCAAGTCCCGCCATACATGAGGCCCCCACTTTCTAAGGAACTGTGGTTCTCAGATGATCCCAGTGTGACAGAAACTCTGCGTTTCAAACAGTGGAACGGAAAGGAAAGAAG tATCTACTTCCAGCCACCATCATTCTACATAAATGCAGAGGAATTGCAAAGTGCAGAAAATGGTGGAGTGGCAGTTCTCACTGGCAAAAAG GTGGTTCACATGGATGTGagaggaaacaaaataaaactcgaCGATGACACTGAGATTTCATATGACAAGTGTTTGATTGCTACAG GTGGTGTGCCGAGAAATCTTCAGGTCATTgaaagagcaggagaggaggtgaTGAAGAGGACGACGTTGTTCCGCAAG GTCGAGGACTTCAAATCATTGGATAAGGTCTCCAGAAACGTCAAGTCCATCACGATCATTGGTGGCGGCTTCTTGGGCAGCGAGCTGGCCTGTGCCCTCGGCAGGAGAT CAACTGAGAGTGACCTTGAGGTGATACAGATGTACCCTGAGAAGGGCAACATGGGAAAAGTGTTGCCTGAGTACTTAAGCAACTGGACAACAGAAAAAGTCAAGAAAG AGGGTGTGAAAATCATCTCCGAAGCTTTGGTCAAATCTGTGGTCAGCAAAGATGATAAATTAGAAATCCAACTGAAGGACGGTCGATTG GTGAAAACTGACCACATCGTTGCAGCTGTTGGCCTAGAGCCCAATGTTGACCTTGCTAAGTCAGCAGGTCTGGAGGTGGACTCTGACTTTGGGGGCTTTCGAGTCAATGCAGAGCTGCAAGCTAGATCCAATATCTGGGTG GCAGGAGATGCTGCGTGTTTCTATGACATCAGACTGGGCCGCAGGCGAGTGGAGCACCACGACCACGCCGTTGTGAGTGGGCGACTGGCAGGAGAGAACATGACCGGAGCCAACAAACCCTACTGGCATCAGTCCATGTTCTG GAGCGACCTGGGTCCGGATGTGGGCTACGAGGCCATCGGGATCGTCGACAGCAGCCTGCCGACGGTCGGCGTGTTCGCCAAAGCCACAGCCAAGGATACGCCCAAAGCTGCAACGGAGGAGTCCG GAACTGGGATCCGGTCAGAAAGTGAAACCGAGCACACCGCCTCCAGCCCGGTGGCCTCTTCAACGCCATCTCCCACCGGCGTGCAGCACAAAGACGAGTACGGAAAGGGAGTCATCTTCTACCTGAGGGACAAGGTGGTGGTGGGCATCATCCTGTGGAACGTGTTCAACAGGATGCCCATCGCAAGGAAG aTTATCAAGGACGGAGAGGAACATGCAGATCTGAACGAAGTGGCTAAACTCTTCAACATCCATGACGATTAG
- the aifm1 gene encoding apoptosis-inducing factor 1, mitochondrial isoform X9 gives MLKCRTVWRKLAPLARTSSTVCRQNARRAGLNNGRLPACVPAGHMSTAPAGGGRENQLYVLLVGATCVGGAIYAYQTVKGDSQRYQDRIDEISSRPLKSFTEEPATPIQSEPPAVPEAAPSPEEPSPPAPGAEVLAPIKTADPAPGDESPASHKVSSHTPYLLIGGGTASFAAARSIRARDPGARVLIVTDEQVPPYMRPPLSKELWFSDDPSVTETLRFKQWNGKERSIYFQPPSFYINAEELQSAENGGVAVLTGKKVVHMDVRGNKIKLDDDTEISYDKCLIATGGVPRNLQVIERAGEEVMKRTTLFRKVEDFKSLDKVSRNVKSITIIGGGFLGSELACALGRRSTESDLEVIQMYPEKGNMGKVLPEYLSNWTTEKVKKEGVKIISEALVKSVVSKDDKLEIQLKDGRLVKTDHIVAAVGLEPNVDLAKSAGLEVDSDFGGFRVNAELQARSNIWVAGDAACFYDIRLGRRRVEHHDHAVVSGRLAGENMTGANKPYWHQSMFWSDLGPDVGYEAIGIVDSSLPTVGVFAKATAKDTPKAATEESGTGIRSESETEHTASSPVASSTPSPTGVQHKDEYGKGVIFYLRDKVVVGIILWNVFNRMPIARKIIKDGEEHADLNEVAKLFNIHDD, from the exons ATGCTGAAATGTAGAACAGTGTGGAGAAAGCTTGCACCACTAGCTAGAACCTCCTCAACTGTGTGCCGGCAGAATGCGAGGAGAGCAG gGTTAAACAATGGCAGACTACCAGCATGTGTACCTGCAGGTCACATGTCCACAGCGCCTGCAGGGGGAGGTAGAGAAAACCAGCTGTACGTTCTTCTGGTCGGAGCAACCTGCGTTGGCGGTGCAATATAT GCATACCAAACTGTCAAGGGAGACAGCCAAAGATATCAGGACCGCATTGATGAAATTTCATCCAGACCACTAAAATCATTCACAGAAGAACCAGCCACACCCATCCAGTCAGAGCCTCCTG CCGTCCCTGAAGCAGCACCGTCACCAGAAGAGCCAAGTCCTCCGGCCCCCGGTGCTGAAGTACTGGCCCCCATTAAAACAGCTGATCCTGCCCCAG GAGATGAATCCCCCGCCTCTCACAAGGTCTCCTCACACACGCCCTACCTCCTCATCGGTGGAGGCACCGCCTCTTTCGCTGCTGCCCGGTCCATTCGAGCCAGGGACCCCGGTGCCAGG GTATTGATAGTGACCGATGAGCAAGTCCCGCCATACATGAGGCCCCCACTTTCTAAGGAACTGTGGTTCTCAGATGATCCCAGTGTGACAGAAACTCTGCGTTTCAAACAGTGGAACGGAAAGGAAAGAAG tATCTACTTCCAGCCACCATCATTCTACATAAATGCAGAGGAATTGCAAAGTGCAGAAAATGGTGGAGTGGCAGTTCTCACTGGCAAAAAG GTGGTTCACATGGATGTGagaggaaacaaaataaaactcgaCGATGACACTGAGATTTCATATGACAAGTGTTTGATTGCTACAG GTGGTGTGCCGAGAAATCTTCAGGTCATTgaaagagcaggagaggaggtgaTGAAGAGGACGACGTTGTTCCGCAAG GTCGAGGACTTCAAATCATTGGATAAGGTCTCCAGAAACGTCAAGTCCATCACGATCATTGGTGGCGGCTTCTTGGGCAGCGAGCTGGCCTGTGCCCTCGGCAGGAGAT CAACTGAGAGTGACCTTGAGGTGATACAGATGTACCCTGAGAAGGGCAACATGGGAAAAGTGTTGCCTGAGTACTTAAGCAACTGGACAACAGAAAAAGTCAAGAAAG AGGGTGTGAAAATCATCTCCGAAGCTTTGGTCAAATCTGTGGTCAGCAAAGATGATAAATTAGAAATCCAACTGAAGGACGGTCGATTG GTGAAAACTGACCACATCGTTGCAGCTGTTGGCCTAGAGCCCAATGTTGACCTTGCTAAGTCAGCAGGTCTGGAGGTGGACTCTGACTTTGGGGGCTTTCGAGTCAATGCAGAGCTGCAAGCTAGATCCAATATCTGGGTG GCAGGAGATGCTGCGTGTTTCTATGACATCAGACTGGGCCGCAGGCGAGTGGAGCACCACGACCACGCCGTTGTGAGTGGGCGACTGGCAGGAGAGAACATGACCGGAGCCAACAAACCCTACTGGCATCAGTCCATGTTCTG GAGCGACCTGGGTCCGGATGTGGGCTACGAGGCCATCGGGATCGTCGACAGCAGCCTGCCGACGGTCGGCGTGTTCGCCAAAGCCACAGCCAAGGATACGCCCAAAGCTGCAACGGAGGAGTCCG GAACTGGGATCCGGTCAGAAAGTGAAACCGAGCACACCGCCTCCAGCCCGGTGGCCTCTTCAACGCCATCTCCCACCGGCGTGCAGCACAAAGACGAGTACGGAAAGGGAGTCATCTTCTACCTGAGGGACAAGGTGGTGGTGGGCATCATCCTGTGGAACGTGTTCAACAGGATGCCCATCGCAAGGAAG aTTATCAAGGACGGAGAGGAACATGCAGATCTGAACGAAGTGGCTAAACTCTTCAACATCCATGACGATTAG
- the aifm1 gene encoding apoptosis-inducing factor 1, mitochondrial isoform X8 — protein sequence MLKCRTVWRKLAPLARTSSTVCRQNARRAGLNNGRLPACVPAGHMSTAPAGGGRENQLYVLLVGATCVGGAIYAYQTVKGDSQRYQDRIDEISSRPLKSFTEEPATPIQSEPPAAVPEAAPSPEEPSPPAPGAEVLAPIKTADPAPGDESPASHKVSSHTPYLLIGGGTASFAAARSIRARDPGARVLIVTDEQVPPYMRPPLSKELWFSDDPSVTETLRFKQWNGKERSIYFQPPSFYINAEELQSAENGGVAVLTGKKVVHMDVRGNKIKLDDDTEISYDKCLIATGGVPRNLQVIERAGEEVMKRTTLFRKVEDFKSLDKVSRNVKSITIIGGGFLGSELACALGRRSTESDLEVIQMYPEKGNMGKVLPEYLSNWTTEKVKKEGVKIISEALVKSVVSKDDKLEIQLKDGRLVKTDHIVAAVGLEPNVDLAKSAGLEVDSDFGGFRVNAELQARSNIWVAGDAACFYDIRLGRRRVEHHDHAVVSGRLAGENMTGANKPYWHQSMFWSDLGPDVGYEAIGIVDSSLPTVGVFAKATAKDTPKAATEESGTGIRSESETEHTASSPVASSTPSPTGVQHKDEYGKGVIFYLRDKVVVGIILWNVFNRMPIARKIIKDGEEHADLNEVAKLFNIHDD from the exons ATGCTGAAATGTAGAACAGTGTGGAGAAAGCTTGCACCACTAGCTAGAACCTCCTCAACTGTGTGCCGGCAGAATGCGAGGAGAGCAG gGTTAAACAATGGCAGACTACCAGCATGTGTACCTGCAGGTCACATGTCCACAGCGCCTGCAGGGGGAGGTAGAGAAAACCAGCTGTACGTTCTTCTGGTCGGAGCAACCTGCGTTGGCGGTGCAATATAT GCATACCAAACTGTCAAGGGAGACAGCCAAAGATATCAGGACCGCATTGATGAAATTTCATCCAGACCACTAAAATCATTCACAGAAGAACCAGCCACACCCATCCAGTCAGAGCCTCCTG CAGCCGTCCCTGAAGCAGCACCGTCACCAGAAGAGCCAAGTCCTCCGGCCCCCGGTGCTGAAGTACTGGCCCCCATTAAAACAGCTGATCCTGCCCCAG GAGATGAATCCCCCGCCTCTCACAAGGTCTCCTCACACACGCCCTACCTCCTCATCGGTGGAGGCACCGCCTCTTTCGCTGCTGCCCGGTCCATTCGAGCCAGGGACCCCGGTGCCAGG GTATTGATAGTGACCGATGAGCAAGTCCCGCCATACATGAGGCCCCCACTTTCTAAGGAACTGTGGTTCTCAGATGATCCCAGTGTGACAGAAACTCTGCGTTTCAAACAGTGGAACGGAAAGGAAAGAAG tATCTACTTCCAGCCACCATCATTCTACATAAATGCAGAGGAATTGCAAAGTGCAGAAAATGGTGGAGTGGCAGTTCTCACTGGCAAAAAG GTGGTTCACATGGATGTGagaggaaacaaaataaaactcgaCGATGACACTGAGATTTCATATGACAAGTGTTTGATTGCTACAG GTGGTGTGCCGAGAAATCTTCAGGTCATTgaaagagcaggagaggaggtgaTGAAGAGGACGACGTTGTTCCGCAAG GTCGAGGACTTCAAATCATTGGATAAGGTCTCCAGAAACGTCAAGTCCATCACGATCATTGGTGGCGGCTTCTTGGGCAGCGAGCTGGCCTGTGCCCTCGGCAGGAGAT CAACTGAGAGTGACCTTGAGGTGATACAGATGTACCCTGAGAAGGGCAACATGGGAAAAGTGTTGCCTGAGTACTTAAGCAACTGGACAACAGAAAAAGTCAAGAAAG AGGGTGTGAAAATCATCTCCGAAGCTTTGGTCAAATCTGTGGTCAGCAAAGATGATAAATTAGAAATCCAACTGAAGGACGGTCGATTG GTGAAAACTGACCACATCGTTGCAGCTGTTGGCCTAGAGCCCAATGTTGACCTTGCTAAGTCAGCAGGTCTGGAGGTGGACTCTGACTTTGGGGGCTTTCGAGTCAATGCAGAGCTGCAAGCTAGATCCAATATCTGGGTG GCAGGAGATGCTGCGTGTTTCTATGACATCAGACTGGGCCGCAGGCGAGTGGAGCACCACGACCACGCCGTTGTGAGTGGGCGACTGGCAGGAGAGAACATGACCGGAGCCAACAAACCCTACTGGCATCAGTCCATGTTCTG GAGCGACCTGGGTCCGGATGTGGGCTACGAGGCCATCGGGATCGTCGACAGCAGCCTGCCGACGGTCGGCGTGTTCGCCAAAGCCACAGCCAAGGATACGCCCAAAGCTGCAACGGAGGAGTCCG GAACTGGGATCCGGTCAGAAAGTGAAACCGAGCACACCGCCTCCAGCCCGGTGGCCTCTTCAACGCCATCTCCCACCGGCGTGCAGCACAAAGACGAGTACGGAAAGGGAGTCATCTTCTACCTGAGGGACAAGGTGGTGGTGGGCATCATCCTGTGGAACGTGTTCAACAGGATGCCCATCGCAAGGAAG aTTATCAAGGACGGAGAGGAACATGCAGATCTGAACGAAGTGGCTAAACTCTTCAACATCCATGACGATTAG
- the aifm1 gene encoding apoptosis-inducing factor 1, mitochondrial isoform X2 — MLKCRTVWRKLAPLARTSSTVCRQNARRAGLNNGRLPACVPAGHMSTAPAGGGRENQLYVLLVGATCVGGAIYAYQTVKGDSQRYQDRIDEISSRPLKSFTEEPATPIQSEPPAAVPEAAPSPEEPSPPAPGAEVLAPIKTADPAPEPPAAEPAEPQPDVVAEDEPVIDASPEEAAEPPVVEPEPSPSSEPTTAELTEPLAESEPPAAESAAAEPTEPQLEVVAESGDESPASHKVSSHTPYLLIGGGTASFAAARSIRARDPGARVLIVTDEQVPPYMRPPLSKELWFSDDPSVTETLRFKQWNGKERSIYFQPPSFYINAEELQSAENGGVAVLTGKKVVHMDVRGNKIKLDDDTEISYDKCLIATGGVPRNLQVIERAGEEVMKRTTLFRKVEDFKSLDKVSRNVKSITIIGGGFLGSELACALGRRSTESDLEVIQMYPEKGNMGKVLPEYLSNWTTEKVKKEGVKIISEALVKSVVSKDDKLEIQLKDGRLVKTDHIVAAVGLEPNVDLAKSAGLEVDSDFGGFRVNAELQARSNIWVAGDAACFYDIRLGRRRVEHHDHAVVSGRLAGENMTGANKPYWHQSMFWSDLGPDVGYEAIGIVDSSLPTVGVFAKATAKDTPKAATEESGTGIRSESETEHTASSPVASSTPSPTGVQHKDEYGKGVIFYLRDKVVVGIILWNVFNRMPIARKIIKDGEEHADLNEVAKLFNIHDD; from the exons ATGCTGAAATGTAGAACAGTGTGGAGAAAGCTTGCACCACTAGCTAGAACCTCCTCAACTGTGTGCCGGCAGAATGCGAGGAGAGCAG gGTTAAACAATGGCAGACTACCAGCATGTGTACCTGCAGGTCACATGTCCACAGCGCCTGCAGGGGGAGGTAGAGAAAACCAGCTGTACGTTCTTCTGGTCGGAGCAACCTGCGTTGGCGGTGCAATATAT GCATACCAAACTGTCAAGGGAGACAGCCAAAGATATCAGGACCGCATTGATGAAATTTCATCCAGACCACTAAAATCATTCACAGAAGAACCAGCCACACCCATCCAGTCAGAGCCTCCTG CAGCCGTCCCTGAAGCAGCACCGTCACCAGAAGAGCCAAGTCCTCCGGCCCCCGGTGCTGAAGTACTGGCCCCCATTAAAACAGCTGATCCTGCCCCAG aacctccagcagcagagccgGCTGAACCTCAACCGGACGTTGTGGCAGAGG ATGAGCCAGTCATAGACGCATCCCCAGAGGAGGCAGCAGAACCACCTGTAGTTGAGCCGG AACCATCGCCCTCCTCTGAGCCGACCACGGCTGAGCTCACAGAGCCTCTTGCAGAGAGCG aacctccagcagcagaaagCGCCGCCGCGGAGCCCACCGAACCTCAACTGGAAGTTGTGGCAGAGAGTG GAGATGAATCCCCCGCCTCTCACAAGGTCTCCTCACACACGCCCTACCTCCTCATCGGTGGAGGCACCGCCTCTTTCGCTGCTGCCCGGTCCATTCGAGCCAGGGACCCCGGTGCCAGG GTATTGATAGTGACCGATGAGCAAGTCCCGCCATACATGAGGCCCCCACTTTCTAAGGAACTGTGGTTCTCAGATGATCCCAGTGTGACAGAAACTCTGCGTTTCAAACAGTGGAACGGAAAGGAAAGAAG tATCTACTTCCAGCCACCATCATTCTACATAAATGCAGAGGAATTGCAAAGTGCAGAAAATGGTGGAGTGGCAGTTCTCACTGGCAAAAAG GTGGTTCACATGGATGTGagaggaaacaaaataaaactcgaCGATGACACTGAGATTTCATATGACAAGTGTTTGATTGCTACAG GTGGTGTGCCGAGAAATCTTCAGGTCATTgaaagagcaggagaggaggtgaTGAAGAGGACGACGTTGTTCCGCAAG GTCGAGGACTTCAAATCATTGGATAAGGTCTCCAGAAACGTCAAGTCCATCACGATCATTGGTGGCGGCTTCTTGGGCAGCGAGCTGGCCTGTGCCCTCGGCAGGAGAT CAACTGAGAGTGACCTTGAGGTGATACAGATGTACCCTGAGAAGGGCAACATGGGAAAAGTGTTGCCTGAGTACTTAAGCAACTGGACAACAGAAAAAGTCAAGAAAG AGGGTGTGAAAATCATCTCCGAAGCTTTGGTCAAATCTGTGGTCAGCAAAGATGATAAATTAGAAATCCAACTGAAGGACGGTCGATTG GTGAAAACTGACCACATCGTTGCAGCTGTTGGCCTAGAGCCCAATGTTGACCTTGCTAAGTCAGCAGGTCTGGAGGTGGACTCTGACTTTGGGGGCTTTCGAGTCAATGCAGAGCTGCAAGCTAGATCCAATATCTGGGTG GCAGGAGATGCTGCGTGTTTCTATGACATCAGACTGGGCCGCAGGCGAGTGGAGCACCACGACCACGCCGTTGTGAGTGGGCGACTGGCAGGAGAGAACATGACCGGAGCCAACAAACCCTACTGGCATCAGTCCATGTTCTG GAGCGACCTGGGTCCGGATGTGGGCTACGAGGCCATCGGGATCGTCGACAGCAGCCTGCCGACGGTCGGCGTGTTCGCCAAAGCCACAGCCAAGGATACGCCCAAAGCTGCAACGGAGGAGTCCG GAACTGGGATCCGGTCAGAAAGTGAAACCGAGCACACCGCCTCCAGCCCGGTGGCCTCTTCAACGCCATCTCCCACCGGCGTGCAGCACAAAGACGAGTACGGAAAGGGAGTCATCTTCTACCTGAGGGACAAGGTGGTGGTGGGCATCATCCTGTGGAACGTGTTCAACAGGATGCCCATCGCAAGGAAG aTTATCAAGGACGGAGAGGAACATGCAGATCTGAACGAAGTGGCTAAACTCTTCAACATCCATGACGATTAG